The proteins below come from a single Staphylococcus sp. MI 10-1553 genomic window:
- the spxA gene encoding transcriptional regulator SpxA gives MVTLFTSPSCTSCRKAKAWLQEHDIPYTERNIFSEHLTLDEIKQILKMTEDGTDEIISTRSKTYQKLNVDIDALPLQDLYAIIQNNPGILRRPIILDDKRLQVGYNEDEIRRFLPRKVRTFQLQEAQRMVD, from the coding sequence ATGGTAACATTATTTACTTCACCAAGTTGCACATCTTGCCGTAAAGCGAAAGCATGGTTACAAGAACATGACATTCCGTATACGGAGCGAAATATTTTTTCTGAACATTTAACTTTAGATGAAATTAAACAAATTTTAAAAATGACTGAAGATGGAACGGACGAAATTATCTCAACACGTTCTAAAACTTACCAAAAATTAAACGTGGATATTGATGCCTTACCTCTTCAAGATTTATATGCGATTATTCAAAATAATCCTGGCATTTTACGTCGACCTATCATATTAGATGATAAACGGTTACAAGTGGGCTATAACGAAGATGAAATTCGTCGTTTCTTACCACGTAAAGTACGTACGTTCCAATTACAAGAAGCGCAACGTATGGTTGATTAA